The segment CACGAGCGGCCCGTCAGTCGGCCGCCGGTTTTGCACGGCGTCGCAACGTCACAGATTATAGCCAATCAAAACACACGTGAAATTTCGCACCCGCTAAAGATACATTGCCGGGTTTTCATCGAGCGAGACAAAGAATGGCCGCCGTGCCAACCCCAAGCCATACGAATACATTGTAAAGTATCCAATGTTGTGTTTCGCAAGAACACGTAACCATGTTGATCATTTCCAATGAAATGGCAAAGCTTGTGGCCAAATTGTATGCGAGCAGTACGTTCCCATGAATGGGAGAGAGCGAGCCTCTTTTCAAATATCCACTCTGGCTTTCATTCTCACCCACGTCCTCTTGACTCTCGCGTCACTCccatctttttatttgtttactagatgggataaagtacaataaaccGCACGTGCCACACCAAACGCCTGCACAAGCTCACCGTTCACAGCATCCACACATCCCGCGGCTCAATGTGCGGGGGTGAGTCGCCAACTTGGCATTTTTATGCGACGGGCCAGTCTAATCGGGTTCGGCTTTGTAGATTTGTCTTTATgttgtaaatgtacattttcttacagtgtctttttttttttggctctaGTATGAGGAAGGAGACGACAAATTCCTTGAGTGTTTTAACATTGACAGTTAAATCCACAAAAACTTTTCTTGCACGTTGAAGAGGTTTCACCTTTCATCCGTAAAGGCTTCTTCTGGAGTTTTTAGGGCACGTGCCGCCATTTGAAAGGTTGCGCTCATTCGGAAAAGGCGCGGGAATTTCAGCCAGTACAAGATGATTGGAGGTATTCGGAATTGAAACTTGTCAGCCGACTAGCGAAAGGGTTACACCCGATTCACTACGATGCGATTTTTAGTGCCATCTAGGGCCACACGTTGGAAGTGGCCAATCCAGCCACACTCAGCATTTCGTCACGTTGCCAATAAGTTGCTGGTGAAATAGAAATGAGGGGGTTGAGGGGGCGAGGTCTCGCGTCCCTGCTACCTTGTCGTCGTCGGCGGCGGCAGAAGCGAAGATCTCGGGTAACGTCAGCGGTACGGCGAGGCTCTGGTCGTCCGTGGACACTTCGAAGGCCGTCTCCAGACATTGGACCGCCACTGCGGAGGAACACGCTTGAGGAGGAAGGACGGCGGCACGGTTCGGGAACTGCGAAGCGCGGCTCACCTTCCAGGCTCTCCTGCGCTCCCGACGACAGATTCCCGGACTGGAGCTGCTGGTGGAGGAAGCGGATGATGGAGAAGGCGAGACGCTTGTGGTCGGTCATGGCGGCGGAGGTGGACACCGCTGTGTGATTACTGTGAGACAAGCACTCAGCGTTGACTTTGACAGCTTGCACCGCAACAAAAAGAAACGTGCTGGcaatcgcttttttttttttttgcacccgagtCAGAGTCTTTGACTTTAAGGATCTGCTGATACCTTGACAatgcattaagaaaaaaagagcacacATACAAAATTTCGAAAAATAATACGTTCACTCTATTATTTGACTAAAAGGAGGCCTTCAGATTAttttgtgttggttttttttttttgttatcccGATATTGACCTTTTCGCGCAACgtctgtaattaattaattagaaaGACTTCACATTACTATTAACTTTCTACATATTTGTAAAAGGAAAATGCTACGTATACCAGTGGAATCGTTTCCGAAATATCTGTTTGATAATGCTTTTACACACCTATCTACAAATATGACCATGTCCACACGAGCAAGGCCACGCGCGAAGCTACCTGCTAAGAAGCTAATTGCTCTTATGCGGCGCATCGACGCGGTCAAATTGACGCCAGCCGAGTTCAATATGAAAGTTGACCATTTGTTGTCTTACCAAATGTCTGAGTGTTTCAGCCGCGGTGAGACAAATGTTGACTTTGTTGTTGGTGCTCCTTCCGCTCGCTCGGCAAAAGCGAACCCAGCAAAAGCTTACCGGCGCGTTGTTATGACGTCACAAAGTACCACTTTGGCGTCTTCGTGAATCCCAAAGCGTTTTGAGGCGGTGTTTCCATTACTTCCGTATACTTTGGAGTATTTGAAAACGTTTGCTCGGCTAATCAATCACGAATCGATCGTGTTTGAAATATCGCTGCGCCATGAATACTCCAAGACGACAGGTGGCGCCCcctccctcaaaaaaaaaaaaggccgttGCAGTCAAACACTCAAACAAGAAGACGTTCTGCGACGTAGGACGTTTcctgcgaggaggaggaggcaagaGTTGATCATCTTTTGGCCACAAAAGTGGACTTTCGCTGATTTACGAGTGAATTTGACGGGGGAAAGCACGTAAATAAACGGTGACGCCAAAGTCCATGTAGCCAGCAGAAAAGGTAACAAACGCACACACTCGCCTAAATGCGGATTTAACGCTCATTTAAGATCGATAGTCCATTTTGTGCCCATCTTTAGGAGAGTTTTGAATCCTTAAAATGTGACGTGTTGGGCATTTAGTGAGCTGTTGCGCAGACACATAGATGATCGACATTTCAAACGATATGTTTACACTAACTACATCCAGTCTCTTGTGGTTCGGGTCGCGGGTGCAGTACACCTGCCAGGACTGGTCTCCCGTCAGTCACATTGTCAACAATGTGCTGATGTTTTGGGAAAGTGGGAGCAAGCTGGCGTGAACACGCACACAGCAAGGCCGGAGACGAGTTTCCAAACAACACGCTAACCACGCGGTCGCCGTGCTGTCCGACTACAAATCGATTTGGTTAAGTGGTGCCGTGGACACTGTGACGTCATGAGCACGCGTGTCCCATCCTCCTCCTCGCAGCCATGAACGTGAGTTTGAAAAGCAAGAAGCGCGTGGTCCTCCCCAGCAGACCCTCTCCGCCCAGCGTGGACCACATCCTGGAGGACGTCAGCGGCGCTGAGCCCGGTGACCCGGTCTTCCGCATCCTTCAGCGGCCCCAACAAGGTCTGCCCCGAACCTTTTGGCGCTTTCACGGGAAGCCATACTTTCGGCCTGGtactagtgttgtttcgttcagaagaacgaatctttttagtgcACGAACTGCACTGAATCAGTTCGTGAAATGATCCGTTCTTTGAGCTTGACGAGGGAGTCGGCACTGCTTTTAGCGTTCTGTCACTcgcttctgaatcttcggcgaatgaccaatgagcagccagcgtgcaggcgggggcgggacttcattaaacgtaCTGCCGTGGGATTtccagcgttgtcactcacttcggcgaatgaccaatgagcagccagcgtcaggccgcgccgtgcaggcgggggagggacttaagtgaagtGAGTGATTCGCTCAGGGAACTTCTTGGTTTGTGATCCGCTAGGCAGCGATGTACGAGTACGATGAGCGATTCGTTTGCCCAAGGAATGACGTACTACGcggtgaacgtactcatgactGATTTGAACCGCAAGTTCTGCTGTCActagcagccgtttcttcaagctaacggctaatgttgagacGGTCAAGCACACAcatctaaaataaatgtaaatacgcacgcatgcacatcATTcgctctgtgtctctaatgcgattatgaaagcattttatttcatcataataatacatcaaagttatagcgcttctcaagacactcaaagacgcgtTCCACTCATCAAAATGGCAATaactctcagcaagctctcgacCACCCGGCTTCAGTTGTGGCTCGTCAACACgcgtgcagcgagctcagctagcgaccatccttccgcgtccccttCCGCCTTGCTAGGCTCTCGCCGGCCGGCGTGACTTTTCCGCACTCCGCCGGGCTTCCTGCTCGCTCACCTTACTGtcattgtcatctgattagtgcaAAGCGCCTTCGAGTGTCTTGCGCTGTCGAAGTTGTTCTCATGTGCTTGACAAGATTCGCTGTTCGCTTGAAGAAACGGCCGCTAGcgaaagctatccccgcgaggacgtcaggacaTGCGGTTCAAACGGCTCATGAGTACGTTaggaacgaatcactcatcgtacgaATAcgtcgctccttagcggatcacgaACCAAGAAGTTCAAGGAAgaatcactcgtgtctaacGGCGAGCGAACGATAAGTTCCACGAACGattcactcttcagttcttcagtacagCAGTTGGGTCCTTCGGTCTGAGGTGTGCTAAGAGTGAATTTGGGTTCAGTTTCTCTGCGCGGCCCGCTGCTGATGAATGTAAGTTACATTTTGTTGTCATGTGCACCTAAAACGCATTTAAACCTTTATAGATCAATTTAAGCAACATCAGGACACTCTGaaacaattcaatttcaaacaatttcaaataataaaaaaaaaagaccttttgtAAACTGTTAaacgtttcagtactttttacaCAAGTTGCTGTTCGACAACAAGGAGCTGAGCTGCTAAAATTCACAATTATTTGTGTTGACGTCTGCAGTGTTGATGCGTTGCTTATGGATCACATGGATTGCAAACACTTTGTGGAACCATATTTGATTTTCTAAATGCATTCCTAATTGCTAGACTTAGTGTGTAGTTAATTTCAGTATTAAATGTTGCCCTAAATGAAATAGACACTCtgcaaaatatgtatatttaaactaaaataatcCAGGAATGACCGAAACAAAAGGTGCCTTCATTTGAAATCTTGCTCCGTTTACGATCCAACCGTTAAACGCTGGTTTGTTTTCGTCACCGTCGAGGAGCTGCACGACATCCGCGCTTCGGTTTTTGCTCCTCCGTGGAACCTCTGGACCGCACGTAAGACGACTAACGCGGCGGTCGGCGTGAGAACAACTGCGGGACGCGGTCGAAGCGCCGAGGAGCGCCATGCTACTAGCGTTGACACGAAGACAATGTTGACGTTGCGTTGTTTTGTCGTTAGCGGGCGAGGCGGAGCAAACCTTCCGGCAATGTCGGCGCCTCGCCGACGTCAAGCGGCAGCTGCAGGAAGTGGAGGCGGTCCTCCTGCGTCAGCGGGAACACCTGAGGGCGACGGGCCGTGGTCTGGACCGCGATGTGGCGGAGGTCAAAAGTGGACTATGCTGACTGCTCTGGAGCTCCGCctttgacctttgacctcaCCGTGACGGCAGAAGTTGACTGGAGGGACGACGGAATGCAAACGTTGTTAATGAGgacgccccctggtggccgaaGGCTGCTTGCACATACAAACCTCATCACACTCGTGGTATTATTTTCATATGATTATTAAAGGGATATATGATggaaaattgtctttttaatgtgttgtatacaaatagttgtatGTCGAACAAGAAAATCAATCGTGAGTAATCTGTTTCTAAGAATGTGTGAGCGAGCCCTTCTCAATTTTGGATTAATTGCCATGTTTTCCTTCTCTTTAcgctaaattgcaaacttctcaaGGGGACTTTGAGGTTTGTGGTTGTTCTCCCCCCATACGCACCCATTTCCCGCTTGTATCTGTCATAGATTCGATTACATTTAGATGGCGAGATGGACAAGATCGATCGATGGCCCGGTTATACAATTTGTTCATATATGACCCAAGAAAGGGAAGGACTTGTTAGCTGGCGACGGGTTTCGAGCTGAGTTGAGTGCACTTCTTGTGTCAACCATCAAATCCGTCAGCCGGGAGCCgactattttgacaaaagcatgttcGAACACACCGGGGAACTCCATGAAATTGTGAATAAGACACGTCTCttttaatgtcaaaataaacTTAAGTAATAAGTAACACTTATTAGATAagtcaacaaaataaatgatcaCAGCCGAATACAGTATTCCTACTTGTGTACGCTTGGTGATGACATCTGA is part of the Phyllopteryx taeniolatus isolate TA_2022b chromosome 7, UOR_Ptae_1.2, whole genome shotgun sequence genome and harbors:
- the c7h19orf25 gene encoding UPF0449 protein C19orf25 homolog, whose amino-acid sequence is MNVSLKSKKRVVLPSRPSPPSVDHILEDVSGAEPGDPVFRILQRPQQAGEAEQTFRQCRRLADVKRQLQEVEAVLLRQREHLRATGRGLDRDVAEVKSGLC